The Arachis duranensis cultivar V14167 chromosome 9, aradu.V14167.gnm2.J7QH, whole genome shotgun sequence genomic sequence CGCTGAGCTACAAGAGAGGGCTTGGCCACGGACGACGCCGACAGCACGGACGGCCGCAGCACTGCGGCAGAAATGTTGCAGGGAGAACCTAGGGTTTTGGTTTGGGGATTTAACTTTGATTCAGAGTAGAGTGATCCACGATTGGGTGTAAACTGTAAACGCATTAACGCAACATTGGGATTTTTTTCcctcaaaaaaatcaaaacagcGTCTAACAAGAACCGGCGGGTTATCGGTCCGATCCAACCAATTGGTTTCCTGCCGGTTCGACAGTTTTAATAGCGATTTTTCAAGAGACGGTTATTAGAGGCACACTGGATCGTTTTTACTGCCGGTTTTTTATTGGACCGGTTCAACCAACTAGTCCGATTTTTAGAACATTGTATTTTAGAGGATAAAATGGAAAATTTTTATATACCACAGTTTTTTGATAGAATATTAGttctaaacaaattttaaacttttatttatgAGATTCAAAATGGACCTTCAAATTTGAGGACAGATTCAATTTGGCCTCTGAAATTTcaattgatttaatttgaaccttaatttttaataagtaaCTCACGTTAGCTCTTCTATTAATCTCCATTAACAGCACGGTACTTGAAATGTTAAGTGACATGTGAATTCATTATGTGGCCTGATAAAACTTTGCTGacatggaaaaaaaattagacttaACTAGCCCCTTTTAATGAACATAAAACTTTAACAAgtgtcaaattttcaaattgataTTGTTTTTTAGATGTTAGAGAATATGATGAAGTGATGAAGAGTACTCGTCAAAGTTCTAGAAGCTGCAACAGGCCTCATTCACATGGAAGTTTGGAAAAGAATTCAAATTGAGTTAGAGTTTGAAAGGTTCCACACTGGTATGGCTATAGGATGCGTCCTGTTTTTCACTGATCTGGAACAAAAGCAAATCCAGAGAAACCATTTTTTAGATGTTCAAACTATAATATAAGTTCTTTAATGGCTTCCTTCTTGAATTTACATCTTCTTTTTATAATAcatgtataatttattttgtggTTCTTGTTGTGACAGACTTTTGAAAATAAATGGTATGAACTTTTTGTGTGGACAAAtgacaagaaagaagaagacatgattGGGAgacatgaaaatgaaaatagtatTAAGCATTGGAAGATGAATGTGGGTTGGAGGATCTGAAATAGAATTTTAAAAGTATGGAATAGTATTTTGagcttttctcttattttgtttgtaGTTGTAGTCATTGGCTATGACTTGAGTGTAGGAAAGTGATGAATGAAATTGAATTAATGTCattacaattatattttttttcaatataaatCTGTTTTATAAATTGTAAGTTGTGATTAAACCTGCAAATTTAGTGAGAATATTACAAATATATACGATTTTGTAAATTAGAAGTTGTGACTaaacctataaaaataaaatggtaaGGATAAACAAGAGACTGATCAAGTATATTATAAATATGCAAATAATATTAATGAACTAACTTGTCATGTATATACCAAATCTCTAAATtgcaaaatatataataataaacctTTGAATCTGATTTTATAGATCAATCATAGTCATGACAATGACCATTGTAACACATGATAAATCAAGAATGATGTCTAGAGTACCATCATtacaaacacaaacaaaaggACTATTTAAAAGGTTCCAAAATAAAGTCTTGTACAAGACATGACAAAAGATATAAACAACCATTGACATAAATTTCAGCCACAAAATAGACACAAAATAACCTCAAAACACAACTTCAGATTACATTTATCAATTCATCCACAAAAGACAATATAATTTAATCTCTATTTCTTTTTTGGTGTCCGAAGTGGAGacaaatttcataaattttGTCAACTTTAACGCTGTCCCATAACTAACTCCTTGCGTTGGGTCTACACCCAGAGTTGCTCTTCCTTTATGCGGCAGCTTATCTAGCCTTGTGAgtggaggtggaggtggaggCACCTACATATAATTGAAAGTATTTGATAGTTTAAGAATAAACACATGACATTTTCACAaatgtaattaattaatgtGTTATATAATGTTACTTGCTCTATCATTTCTAGCGGTGAAATAGTGAGTTGGGTGATGTCAATCTCTGAAGCCTATGAAACATCCACAGTTTGTATACCAACAGTTGCCGCAGCATCATTTGGTGCATTTGTGTTAGCTGCATCTTGGAATTTGGATTTAGCTACAACAGTTGCTGCTGCAGTAGCAAGAGCACAGGCAATATCATCAACTTTTCTATGAGCACAACTTATTTTTGTCTGTCCTTTAGCACCACAATAGGTACAAGTGAATTCTTTGTAGACCCTTTTTAACTTTGCTGTAATTTTAGACTTCTTACGGCTCGAAGGCTCCTCATCAACTCctttctccttttcttcttaAAGTTTTCTAGCCTTCtcctttgggtttgggtttgaTGTTAGTGGTGGTGAAATTGGTTGAGGTGAGCTTAGGTTTAGATAAGTTGTGCTTGGCTGGTGGATTAGGTTGGGCTTGGGTTAGTGATTCAAATTGGACCTGAGCTGGTGGATCTCTTTGGGCTTGAACTAGTGCTTCGAGTTGGGCCTGGATTGCTGGTTCTTCATTGGACTTTGTAGCTGAGACATCATTTGGGCTTCCTATTGGATTTGGTATGGTGATAGGTGTATCATTGTCTTCTTCAAGAGCAATGGAAGTAAACTCTATTAACTCAGATACTTCATCATTATGAGGTTGAAAAACTCTATACTCAAAATATAAGTAGACTCTTCCTTGATTCATTTTTGTAAAATAGTACATCTCTAACAATTTCTTGTCATGTGAAAGTGCTCTCAGTCCACTCTTTAAAGGTCTACTAAGAATAAGCCACCAACATTCAATAATGTCAAATGTCAGTATAACCGAACTCTTTGTAGTAATCCTTCAGTAAAAATACATACAATCTATCTTCATCCAGTCCAGTTAATTCATCCGTGTTGTCCCTTTCATAAACTACACTTCCATCATTCTTTGTAACAAAGTTGCCTCCGTAATGATAAACAATGGTTATCAAGTCACCCATCTACAAATATAATTCAAACAATTAACAACTTAACTTTAATATCCAAGGCCTTTTATATCATGCATCAGCTAACTCTACATTAACATACCAAGCAAGCTTTTTTCAGAATAGAAAATGTAAAAATTCATATACAAAAGTGTTCCTTGTAATAATAGCTACACAATTTTTGGCTATCTATAATTAACAGCTACGCATTATCGCATTGACAAACATAATCTATTTActcattttatgaatttttctcattttatattttcagaACAAAATATCATTACAGAAAACTTAACCAAATTATTTGTCAAAAAAATACAGTTAACACTAATTACAGTAAAAGCTCAGCTATTGAAATCATCTATAAGAAAAAATTGGTACATAAAGAAGTGGTAGACTTACTAACTTGGATGTGCTTTCTTCTCTCTAACACAATTAACATTAATCATAACcggtctttaaaaaaaaaattctaacagAAGAGGATCAATAACTAAAACTATCTACTTTTATAATGCATCCAATCCATTTGAGCATCAAATAGAGCACAAATCAATGGCCTGCAAACCCCAACTACGAGAAGACATAAAACATAACATTGAACTCAAATGTAGAATGCTTGCGTCACTAACCTTTTTGGGAGAAACGGTGGTACGTAGGTTCTTCTTCCTCGTCTTAGCAAATGGGAACGCGTGCAGCGAACTTTGTCGGCGACCTACACTAGCAGCGACATTGATCTTCTACAGTATGGTGCATGcgagagaatgaagaagaaaaataagagttTCCTTGTTTGAGTGGTTTGATCATTGGTAATGAAGTGTTGTTGAATTTTAACCCCAAAATAGCTAAAAGGATGTCGTTTGAAGAGAGATTACGCGCCAAGGAAGAAATGATGTTATTTAATAAGGCTAGGTGTCAAGCTTGCTGTCACTTAACGTTCCAAGTAAGCATGCTGTTAATGGAGATTAACAGAAGGGCTAACGTGAGTCACTTATTAaaaattggggtttaaattgggTCAATTAAAAATTCAAGGACCAAATTGAGTCTGTCCCTAAATTTTAGGGGccattttgagtattaactctatttatgatataaaaattttaaatattttgaagatTATTGTAACTTTATTAAATGAtaatagagtttaattttgatacacagATATTGTAAAATACttacaaaattaatataaaaaataattatttttattaacgtAATGTTATGTGATTAGATTTATGTatagtgtatcaaaattaagtttataataataaacactaatcttttagaatattttcaatcaatttttaatcgaacattttagttttttacaaattttaattttttaaatttgtttttaaatttttattatacttGGCAAATTAGTCCGCATCATATTGTTTGactatatattgaaaataaaaagtaaattcctataataatcTCTAAGATTCAGGCCATTATCTGATGTGGTCTTCAATATCCCAATTTCACCGTTATAGCCTCCAATTATAATTTTGGACATTATAGTGGTTCCTAGGCATCTTTTTGGTGATGACTCAACTACCGCAATGCTGACGTGACGTCATCTTGTCATATTAGAGGGTCCAACATCTAGCTTAGTTGGCACGATTCTAATTTATATTCAATTTGGTTCCTCCTTTtatatttaactttaattttttaaatcttcaGAAAAGTTAATTTCTGTTTCTTCTTCATCGGTTTCTTAAAAAAttagtgataattaattttattatattagttaattaattaataattaaattaaaatttaattttttaattaaatataatttaaattattagtgactttttaaaaaatatttaacataaaaaatatattatctatatattaatatactctattaatatttattattaaaataattttgattataGTAATTATTTTGGATAAGAGATTTATTTATaccataaaaattataataagtagattttataattaaatatgagataataaaaagtaaaataattgtttaagaacatatataaaaaaataatatttagtcatgttaaaaataaaaaaaaaggttattataaattctttttttattattttaaatattttactgtgtaaaattacttttttattattttaaatattataataagtgATAGTGTGTATATTTCTAGTTCTTATCAGTATAgatagttttaatttaaaattttaaatatatctaaataaatttgGGTTGGTCAAATGATTAGTTTAATCATCTGCTTAAACAATGTGTTAGGAGTTTGAATTTCATTTCTAATGTATAGCAACTCATTGGCCCTCTTAAATGAAACTCAAAGtcatgataaattaatttttaacttattgaatattgtgaataaccaaaacaaatatatctatacttaaattttattatactttTGCCCCCACGATAAAATTTTTCTAGGTCCGTCACTGTTTGTTCGTGATATACA encodes the following:
- the LOC107467797 gene encoding uncharacterized protein LOC107467797 isoform X4, with the protein product MRLQFTPNRGSLYSESKLNPQTKTLGSPCNISAAVLRPSVLSASSVAKPSLVAQRPPSPCPPSVLRGFSVLLAWSSSPCRRSPSSPRSPSVSPSKRFFRLNHRLDRLNQ